Proteins encoded within one genomic window of Cloacibacillus sp.:
- a CDS encoding DUF6661 family protein, which yields MEIEESGISFIFRGDRVVKFDDSEFYRRYFNCLPHSKGVDFICESEGKRALIEVKNCRGHEAENIWRIGTDNAKRDVITPSPGEERESLDIEMSLKAAMTIACLCGALSKGRGCSHAGKLSELCRPLGTGGEPLYIILFLEGDFFFETRSKKMIMDRLQTSIRKKLSWLNCSVSVMDSSTYKKKFFTIRQNQAESC from the coding sequence ATGGAAATTGAGGAGAGCGGCATCAGCTTTATCTTCCGCGGCGACCGGGTAGTTAAATTCGACGACAGCGAGTTTTACCGGCGCTACTTCAACTGTCTCCCCCACAGTAAAGGGGTAGATTTTATCTGCGAATCGGAGGGAAAGCGGGCGCTCATTGAGGTGAAGAACTGCCGCGGACACGAAGCGGAGAATATCTGGCGGATCGGGACCGACAACGCCAAGAGGGATGTCATCACCCCCTCCCCCGGCGAAGAACGGGAGAGCCTCGATATCGAGATGAGCCTCAAGGCGGCGATGACCATCGCCTGCCTCTGCGGAGCCCTGTCAAAGGGGAGGGGCTGTTCCCACGCGGGAAAACTTTCCGAGCTCTGCCGCCCTCTCGGCACCGGCGGCGAGCCGCTCTACATCATCCTCTTTCTCGAGGGGGATTTTTTCTTTGAGACACGGAGCAAAAAGATGATCATGGATAGGCTTCAGACAAGTATTCGCAAGAAACTCTCGTGGCTGAACTGCAGCGTTTCGGTCATGGACTCTTCAACATACAAGAAAAAATTTTTTACTATAAGGCAGAATCAGGCTGAATCATGTTGA
- a CDS encoding hydantoinase/oxoprolinase family protein, producing MGRYRVSVDIGGTFTDFIFYDGQTKTYKEGKTLTTHDNLSDAIINGLDMEISNYSEIDFFVHGTTVGLNAFLERHGAKVAIVTTKGFRDIYEIARGDRPEMYDRFYKKAVPLVKRSDVFEITERILFDGSVSTPLNEESVREAAAKIEKNGYDSVVICLINSYINPEHELRATEIIGKLLPNTQITTSHSVAREWREYERTSTSTVNAYIAPIMRDYLSLLESRMLSKNYMRPIHIMQSNGGLMTSEVAKEKPIYTLMSGPVGGAIGKNALFETLGYKNLIGIDMGGMSFDVSILIDGKPDVSTETCLEGFPILSPMVNVYTIGAGGGSLVSIEGKGLRVGPKSAGSNPGPACYGNGGTEATVTDANLALGRIDARNFLGGRMTLDTEAALKAIQNVAHQIGMDCLTTAEGICQIANANMAGIIRQITVRKGIDPRDFAIVAFGGAGPMHAVFIAEELGIKTIIVPQMPGAYSAWGMHQCDLRQDTVRTYRENLENADIDKIRDLYAKMKNEISELLLQQYISQDEIVYEKTIDMRYVGQDYTLNVEFKGNEITQETINGLKDAYNEYHQ from the coding sequence ATGGGCAGATACAGAGTTTCAGTTGACATTGGCGGAACATTCACAGACTTTATATTTTATGACGGACAGACAAAAACGTACAAAGAAGGAAAGACGCTGACGACCCACGATAATCTCTCCGACGCGATTATCAACGGCCTAGATATGGAGATCTCCAATTATTCGGAAATCGATTTCTTTGTTCATGGCACAACAGTTGGATTAAATGCCTTTCTTGAGCGTCATGGTGCAAAGGTCGCCATCGTAACCACAAAGGGATTCAGGGACATTTATGAGATTGCCCGTGGAGACCGGCCAGAGATGTATGACAGATTTTATAAAAAAGCCGTTCCGCTCGTAAAAAGAAGTGACGTATTCGAGATAACAGAAAGAATCCTCTTTGACGGAAGCGTTAGCACCCCACTCAATGAAGAAAGCGTGAGGGAAGCGGCCGCCAAAATTGAAAAAAATGGGTATGATTCCGTTGTCATCTGCCTTATCAACTCATACATTAACCCAGAACATGAGTTAAGGGCAACAGAAATTATCGGCAAACTCCTACCCAACACACAGATAACGACATCGCACAGCGTCGCTAGAGAATGGCGTGAATATGAAAGAACAAGCACTTCGACAGTTAACGCCTATATCGCTCCAATCATGAGAGATTACCTCTCGCTTCTTGAGAGCCGTATGTTAAGTAAGAACTACATGCGTCCAATACATATCATGCAGTCAAACGGTGGCCTCATGACCTCAGAGGTAGCAAAGGAGAAACCAATATACACTCTCATGTCCGGTCCTGTCGGTGGCGCCATTGGGAAAAATGCCCTCTTCGAAACACTTGGATATAAAAACCTCATAGGCATCGACATGGGGGGAATGAGCTTTGACGTCAGTATCCTGATAGATGGTAAACCCGATGTTTCAACGGAAACATGTCTAGAGGGTTTCCCTATCCTCTCACCGATGGTCAATGTCTACACCATTGGTGCCGGTGGCGGCAGCCTTGTCAGCATAGAGGGTAAAGGGCTCCGTGTTGGCCCAAAGAGCGCCGGCTCAAATCCCGGACCAGCCTGTTACGGCAATGGCGGCACGGAGGCCACAGTTACCGACGCAAACCTGGCGCTAGGAAGAATCGACGCTCGAAACTTCCTTGGCGGTCGCATGACACTAGACACGGAGGCTGCGCTGAAGGCGATACAAAATGTCGCCCACCAAATAGGAATGGACTGTTTAACAACAGCCGAAGGAATATGCCAAATAGCCAATGCTAACATGGCAGGAATAATTCGTCAGATAACGGTCCGTAAGGGTATCGACCCACGCGATTTCGCTATTGTTGCATTTGGTGGTGCCGGCCCCATGCATGCGGTATTCATAGCAGAAGAGCTCGGTATCAAGACCATAATTGTACCACAGATGCCGGGCGCATACTCGGCATGGGGGATGCATCAGTGCGATCTGCGTCAGGACACAGTGCGAACCTACCGCGAAAACCTTGAAAATGCTGACATCGACAAAATTAGAGATCTGTACGCGAAGATGAAAAATGAAATATCCGAGTTGCTGCTCCAACAGTATATCTCACAGGATGAGATCGTATACGAAAAAACTATCGATATGCGCTATGTCGGACAGGACTACACGCTCAACGTCGAATTCAAGGGTAATGAAATCACGCAAGAAACTATAAATGGACTCAAAGACGCTTACAACGAATACCACCAGTAA
- a CDS encoding DEAD/DEAH box helicase: protein MLNNYFAKKEPSIEALVRWIADLGGKAPAIKKLPAHPAAFGSFGALDPCIVNALKKRGVEALYSHQSAAVECALSGIDCVIATPTASGKTLCYNLPVMHAVLQDASTRALYLFPTKALAQDQLAELGELAAFADGKIHGFVYDGDTDPVKRRQARSEGHIVITNPDMLNSGILPHHTKWSDYFRNLKYIVVDELHTYRGIFGSHLANLFSRLARICEFYGSHPTFICCSATIANPDEHAQTLIGRSVKLITESGAPASEKEIIIYNPPVIDWRTGMRRSSLFETSRIAAEALASGISTIVFTRSRLNVELLLKSIRADLVKRGADPMMIMGYRGGYLPKERRKIEHDLRSGELRGVVSTNALELGIDIGSLALAVLHGYPGSIASAWQQIGRAGRRGAISAAVMVASADPLDQFLAQRPEWFYGAPTERARIDPYNPYIQVSHVKCSAFELPFHAGERFGGQDVDAILDYLADHEVLHRVNEADEARYYWQADSYPAAGLSLRSATGENYTITDITVETKPVVIGTMDRRSAPTLIFPDAIYFHGGKSYIVESLDTEKMQCFIREIAADYYTDGDASLRINITDDFETQGNYGWGEVVVTLTPTIFKKIKLATHENAGFGQISLPEEQMHTTACWLMMPQCRQEDAELKLAMEGLEHLVRNTAPLFLMCDRADILVTSRLKDPQLRRAAIYIIDNIPGGVGLAEGTFEIKNELVKTALSVMNSCGCRSGCPGCVGASGGDFNIKAAVRELAEQILVGK from the coding sequence ATGTTGAATAACTACTTTGCAAAAAAAGAACCATCAATAGAGGCTCTCGTTCGCTGGATCGCCGACCTCGGAGGCAAGGCTCCCGCGATAAAGAAGCTGCCGGCTCATCCCGCCGCCTTTGGCAGCTTCGGCGCGCTCGACCCGTGTATTGTAAACGCGCTGAAAAAACGCGGCGTGGAGGCGCTCTATTCCCACCAGAGCGCGGCGGTGGAGTGCGCGCTCTCGGGGATCGACTGTGTCATCGCGACGCCGACGGCTTCGGGAAAGACACTCTGCTACAACCTGCCGGTCATGCACGCGGTCCTGCAGGATGCCAGCACGCGCGCCCTCTATCTCTTCCCGACGAAGGCCCTCGCGCAGGATCAGCTCGCGGAGCTTGGAGAGCTCGCCGCCTTCGCCGACGGCAAGATCCACGGCTTTGTCTATGACGGCGACACCGATCCCGTCAAACGGCGGCAGGCGCGCAGCGAGGGACATATAGTCATTACGAACCCGGACATGCTCAACTCCGGAATACTGCCGCACCACACAAAGTGGTCTGACTATTTCCGAAATCTCAAATATATTGTCGTCGACGAGCTGCACACATACCGCGGGATCTTCGGCTCGCATCTCGCGAATCTCTTTTCGCGCCTAGCGCGCATCTGCGAATTTTACGGCTCTCACCCGACCTTTATCTGCTGCTCCGCGACGATCGCCAACCCCGACGAACACGCGCAGACGCTGATAGGCCGCTCCGTGAAGCTGATCACGGAGAGTGGCGCGCCCGCCTCCGAAAAGGAGATCATCATCTATAATCCGCCCGTCATCGACTGGAGGACGGGGATGCGGCGCTCGTCGCTCTTTGAGACCTCGCGCATCGCCGCCGAGGCGCTGGCCTCTGGCATCAGCACGATCGTCTTTACGCGTTCGCGCCTCAATGTCGAGCTGCTGCTCAAATCCATCCGCGCTGACCTCGTGAAGCGGGGCGCGGACCCGATGATGATCATGGGCTACCGCGGCGGTTATCTGCCGAAGGAGCGCCGGAAAATCGAACACGATCTGCGCAGCGGCGAGCTGCGCGGCGTCGTCAGCACAAACGCCCTTGAGCTCGGCATCGACATCGGCTCTCTCGCCCTCGCCGTGCTGCACGGCTATCCCGGCAGCATCGCCTCCGCCTGGCAGCAGATCGGGCGCGCGGGACGGCGCGGCGCAATCTCGGCGGCGGTGATGGTCGCCTCCGCCGATCCGCTCGACCAGTTCCTCGCGCAGCGCCCCGAATGGTTCTACGGAGCGCCGACGGAGAGGGCGCGCATCGATCCCTATAATCCCTATATACAGGTGAGCCACGTCAAGTGCTCCGCCTTCGAACTGCCCTTCCACGCGGGAGAGAGATTCGGCGGGCAGGATGTTGACGCGATACTCGACTACCTCGCGGACCACGAGGTGCTGCACCGCGTGAATGAGGCGGATGAGGCGCGATATTACTGGCAGGCCGACTCCTACCCCGCCGCGGGGCTCTCTCTGCGCAGCGCGACGGGGGAAAATTACACGATAACGGATATCACCGTCGAGACAAAGCCCGTCGTCATCGGCACGATGGACCGCCGTTCGGCGCCGACGCTGATCTTTCCCGACGCCATCTATTTCCACGGCGGCAAGTCGTACATCGTCGAGTCGCTCGACACGGAGAAGATGCAGTGCTTCATCAGAGAGATCGCCGCGGATTACTACACCGACGGCGACGCCTCGCTGCGCATCAACATCACCGACGACTTCGAGACGCAGGGCAACTACGGCTGGGGCGAGGTGGTGGTAACGCTGACGCCGACGATATTTAAGAAGATAAAGCTTGCGACGCATGAGAACGCCGGCTTCGGGCAGATAAGCCTGCCGGAGGAGCAGATGCACACCACCGCCTGCTGGCTAATGATGCCACAGTGCCGTCAGGAAGACGCGGAGCTCAAGCTCGCGATGGAGGGTCTGGAACACCTGGTACGCAACACCGCGCCGCTCTTCCTCATGTGCGACCGCGCGGACATCCTCGTAACGAGCCGCCTCAAGGACCCGCAGCTGCGGCGCGCGGCCATCTATATTATTGATAACATCCCCGGCGGCGTCGGCCTCGCGGAGGGTACCTTCGAGATAAAGAACGAGCTCGTCAAAACGGCGCTCTCCGTGATGAACTCCTGCGGCTGCCGCAGCGGCTGCCCCGGCTGCGTCGGCGCCTCCGGCGGCGATTTCAACATCAAGGCCGCCGTGAGGGAGCTCGCGGAACAGATATTGGTGGGGAAATAG
- a CDS encoding DUF3830 family protein, with protein sequence MSYFKFHFERGGFLTTRLRDDAASTVTSVLEIIPVESQVQHTRWCGREIYIPIKTLHLPEKENQTCVVSKFDLVYWRDWDFKDQNHAPETLSMFYGAEKLGFHGGQITVNVIGRVLWEEEKMLEAIGERIWSLGFEKVRVELLPE encoded by the coding sequence ATGTCTTACTTTAAGTTTCACTTCGAACGCGGAGGTTTTCTAACGACAAGACTCAGGGATGACGCCGCTTCAACTGTGACATCAGTTCTGGAAATAATACCTGTCGAAAGTCAGGTGCAGCACACACGATGGTGCGGTAGAGAGATATATATTCCCATCAAAACACTGCATCTGCCAGAGAAAGAAAACCAGACATGCGTTGTCAGTAAGTTTGACCTCGTTTACTGGAGAGACTGGGATTTTAAAGATCAAAATCACGCACCAGAAACATTATCTATGTTTTATGGAGCAGAAAAGCTGGGTTTCCATGGAGGCCAGATCACAGTTAACGTTATCGGCAGGGTTTTGTGGGAAGAGGAGAAGATGCTCGAAGCCATAGGAGAGCGTATATGGAGCCTAGGTTTTGAGAAAGTCAGGGTAGAGCTACTACCGGAGTAA
- a CDS encoding hydantoinase B/oxoprolinase family protein, with protein MSNHEQFRGNPITTEIMRNAFISAAKEMNECLYRSSYSPIIYESKDCAAGLFDENADALGLSVGVPMFLGNLEVTIKSTTEYIGGIENYNE; from the coding sequence ATGAGCAACCACGAGCAATTCAGAGGAAATCCTATTACAACAGAAATAATGCGCAACGCTTTCATTTCGGCAGCTAAGGAAATGAATGAATGCCTATACCGTAGTTCGTACTCTCCTATCATTTACGAATCAAAGGACTGTGCAGCTGGGTTATTCGATGAAAATGCCGATGCTCTCGGGCTTTCCGTTGGCGTACCAATGTTCCTCGGGAACCTTGAAGTCACTATCAAGTCAACAACAGAATATATCGGCGGTATCGAAAACTATAATGAATGA